ATATACAGACACacaaagacagacagatggacggagcaacacacggacggacgggtggaccgacgcacgcatgcatggacggacaaacagagagacgaacagacagacaaacaggcaggcagacggaccAACGCACGCACGGAAGGACGACGTATACACGGAAGGACAACgtatacacagacagacagacgcacaaatgacggatggatgaacgcttcgccctaGTCATCATGATTTGCTCtttggacatgctgtgattttttcgttGTGTACATGTTCACTTTTGGTTGGTGTTCTAAGGGGAGTCATGAGCGCCAACAACGCTGGCCctcggaagcttcgcccctaaaagccagATTCCGAAGCGCTGACTTAACAAACCTATAGAATAAATGTCGTGGATCTAGAAAGTTTCAAACCCCTCATTTTGTGTAGCGATCAAGTATTTCACGATTAGCTGTGCTAAGAGCCGTAACTGGTTTTTAAGTACAcggtaatgttcgtgaaacgtcaattgtggcttCAGTGTTGCTACCAAATTTATACAAAAAAACAGTATTTACTTGGCCTTCCAGACAGTGGCGTGACAACAGAGGTGGTAGCTGACGTGGGAGCTGTATAATACGACGTCAACTGTCTTGTCAGCTTTCATACAAGCAGGAAAATTTTGATGCAGCAGGTAACAACAGCCTTCGAGTATGTCTGAGTCTTCTGAAAGTGTTGTGTCAAGCAAGCACAGTAGCAGAAGCCACATGCCTGCCTCTAGAAGTGATATCCTCTCATTAAACACTACGGATTGACCTCCGCCACGTTATTCACAGCAAGACCCACTTTTTAATGAGTATTTCTAAAGCCAGTTCTGCGTCTATCTTCGGGCGAGCCGTTGGAAGCACACGCGCTCGTAGTTCAACCCCTGCTAAGGCATCACCTAACTTGCCATGGATCATTTCACCCTTGACTCTGTCACCACGAAACACTGCGtcgttcatgatgaaacaagcgctaaagcgTACAGTCAGAGAGGAGACATACGAGCGCTTGTCTTCTCTGAGTGTGTATATTtcttagcgcttgtttcatcatgaactttTACCAACACGCCGCGACGGGCAGTCATTCTTACTGCACCGTATACCCCCGGAATCAGTGCGAAGAGAAAAACGCTTCGAACAGCAAACCATCGAATATTGTGGGGTATGTGCAGAAAAAATTCGCTGGTCATACGCACATAATCAAAGATGACTCAACAACCCAATGTCGATGATCCTACGAATGATATTCCCTCTACTGAAAAATTCATCGTGTTTCGGCTAGAGAGAGCGACACCTTCTATGTCAGATAGCTCGTGTATAATTCGGGAGGCTCTGTTGTTTATACTAAGAGAAGATGCGCCAAAAAATAGGCAATACATACAGATTCTGAAGAAAACCTACAAGATGTATGAAACACGTGCAAGCGTGGTAATTACAACTTGTTACTTCTGAAATCGCCTATCATTATAACAAAGCTAAGATTGCTGGAGATAACATTATGTTTAAATGAGTGCCTGGCCATGCTGGTATTTCAAGGAATGAAGgagcggatgaagctgctcgaaaTGAACTCCAATATCGCAATTTCAGAAGAATATTTTTATAAAAGCCGATCTCTCAAGCCCTGCAAAAGATATACTGGCCAATAAAAAGACCGCCTTCAGATTTTGCCGTATCCCAAAGAAAACTTTGTGTTGCGTTGACCCAGATGTGAGAGCGAAAATTTTCTATTCCCTCTGTTGTCACCTAGAGACGCTATATCATGGTCTTCAACTGAACGTTATAACCGTGAACAGTTATTTGTACCGCATAGGGCGGGCCACAAATCTCTGTTGTGATAGTTGTGGCAACATAGAAACAGTGGAGCACATATTGTTTCAATGCCTTGCGTACCGCATTGGAGACGTGGGTTTGAACGGCAAATGGACATGATTTGCCACGAAAAGTTTACGCTTCTGGACATGTTAGGGCGAGTTCTCGGACCTTCAAAACAGTCTCACGTTGTGCAGTCATTAGTCAATTACCTGTTCGAAATCAGCCTAGTCGGAAGACTGTAATGATATACCAAAACACATTAAAATATTTACTTACCTGTCACCCTAAATATTAATACTGTTATCATGTTCACAAGATATAAAACACTTGTTGATATTTTTTTACTATTATTTTCCTCCTTTTCTTGTGAAATACTTTAGTCCCCTTCCCGATCTTTGTACAGAGTAGCATTAGAGTGATTTATAGACGCAATCAACGGTCACTGTTTTACTAATAAAAAGACTCCTCTTGGTAACGCCGAGATAACGGCAATTGTAGAGAAGCGCTGTCAACTTAAACCTATTTGACTAGCATTGTTCAAGGCTGCCATCTTTGCTGGTACAAGCGCTACAAAATAGGTTACCGCTTCTCATAATTGCTAGCGActttatgcctagttcacactgaaacatccgctttctgcagcgaccgaaattcccctgccgccgaaacgcagcgtcccCGCGctgccgaatatgccatctactacggggcgaacgcgggatggacgcgctgtcacccggttgttgtcgcggctcggaAATGCCACTATGCTATTCGTTGGTGTATACTTGGACGATtatcgtacgcaagaagcaagaaaagacagtactgcttactttgctggcaagtggctgttttgtaatgcacgaagagccgAAAAACCACCGATGCCAGCAGCGTTGGtcggttcgttttgctctgcaataccacaacaagctcggtcacctatTCTACGAAATACGTacgtgaagtaggcacagagtaggttaaactcccgttggtttcaacattcagttacgtgcactgcggcataacaagtgagtagggcttggtcgccatttttcaaaatttcttgactagtgctcctattggtccgcaATGACCGATTCGGTGGCAGGCGCCACAAAAATCTGTCCGaaagcgatcggcgcggagagagccctttcggcggatctcgccgccgccgaaccggattcggagcactttcggcggccggaatgcttaTTTTGAACGCGGCCTTACTGTGCGTGTTTCAAAACACAAGCAGACCTCACAATACATGAAAGTCGTTGTCTGTTTAGACAGCGCCTCCCAAAATATCGTACCCTCGACGAGAAGCAGAAGTGTCATTGACCGTTTCTTCGTAAGAGACATGAACTATTTCAAGCAATAAAACTATGCGCCATACATAATTTTGCTTAAGGCCCTAATCGCTTATTAACAGACAATTATAAAAACAAGCGCACTTCTGCTGATAGTGCTGACATTTAACAATGGCTTGGCCCAAGCTATGAAAATGCATGTCGACTGCCCACTGGATGCGTATCCTTGACCTATCGACACATGGACGTCACAAATACGTCGCAGATGTATGCACGCTTATTTTCGACGTGTGCGCACGGAACTAGTATTACTTGCTAATGAAAAGTTTCATGCTACCATAGTTTATGCTAGTAGTGCGTGTAGCTAAGGTCCTTTCATCCGCATGCTTCAAATAGATTTGATTTCCAAGAGATGTTAGAGCAGCCATGTTTTCAGTGCAGCTGGGTTGGTTGTAGGGTTTGCAGCTCTTGAGCTtttatcaagttttctgctgatctctttctatttttttttttgcttcgtaaTGCATGCTCATGAAGTAAAGCAGTCATCTTGATGGTGGCATCGTTGCGCGTGCCCACAACACCGCAAAGTGAACATGCCACAGATCACCAGGGTGCCTTGGTTTTGGCGATCCTCTTTTCAAGGGCAATTCTAGCAATTGCACTTACTGCCGTGCACTGTCTAGCATCTAAATAGGGCGCTCGGTGCTTTCCATTAAGTTTCATTGCCGCAGCAAGGGTTTCGTGGACGGCTCGGTTTCTAGCTACCTCACACTGCGGTAAAGTGCATGGGCTAGCATCGTAACCATCATTACAACGTTTCTTACCATGGTACGAAAAGGTTGGTCCTATTTTTTTTCAACACCTATACCAATGATATTCGGCTGCTTTTGTTTCACAACCAAATAGTAGGCCAGGACGCTATGTGGGCAGTACTGTTTAGTGAAGCTTGTCAGCCGCTTTCAGTATCGAGTATTTTAAAGCTGTGAAACTTGAGCTACATGTGTGTGACGTAGTATCAAACCAGCACATCGCTAGGGTAAACTGCGTGCCTGTACATATTAGTGCCGCTGAGTTACAGCATTAAATCCGCCCGTAGCTTTTTTTTAAATGGTCCCGTTATTTTATGGTTCTCCTCcttttcctgcttttttttcagCAGCTGCTTCAAAACGCAAGCTGTCTTCAACGGACATCGAAGGACAGTGTTGCCAGAAATCGCGGAAAACAGTTTGTTGTATATCAATGACCAGAGGAACATGTGTCTTCCTCTCCGTTTTCGTGTTTTCTTTCGGCGCACTCTTGTGCGCCTTCCTTATGAACGTGACCGACAGGTGGGAGCTCCAAGTGATTGCGTACGGCATCGCCACTGTGGCCACCATCGCCAGCCTGTTTTTCATATCGTTCGCACGCACCAGCCCGGATGATGCTGATGTGTCGTGTCATCCCAAACAAGCAGCAAGTTCACTTAGGCACCGGAGGCAACAGGCTGCGTTTGAAAGGTAAGAGAACGTGTATTCAGTAAGCTGTCATTCATTTGAACAAGTGTCTGCATATAATTTGTCCAAGAATTTAACAGCTCTTCTCTTAAGGTATATAGCACCGTTCATAGCTAGTACTTTGCGTTAGAAGCAATATTCCGTTCCAGCTTAAATAATAGCGAACGTAGTAGTGTACATTACATACGATACGACTGTCGCGTATCATCACGGCATCGTTCTCCACAAACTTTTCAACAAAGGGCAGCTGGAGCAGCGCTGTCACACATTCAGACCATTGTGGATTACTTTATACCACTTTTCAACATTTGCATGTATAGCCgagacctttctttctttcttttttcgaacTCCGACTTTCCTTATTACCTCGGAAATGATGACAGTATATTCTGGTACATTTCCGCTTGTAATTAAAGAACCACTTCTCTGAATGGCGTGCTGGCATGCCGTTTCACGTATGTTGACCACTTACTGCGCTCACCGTTTTACCTTTAGGCCACCGTACATACGTCAGCGTACAGTGTAATCGCAGCAGTCCTTGTATCGTTTAATATGCTTGATTGTCGGTGCAAGTACATGAACCGAGGTCCTGGCATATCAACCAGTGACGTGCTGTGATAGCGTTGGATACTTTTGTTAACCTGTAAAGCCCAGCCAACCTTCATAGCTGGCAGCAATATTTCTTT
Above is a window of Rhipicephalus microplus isolate Deutch F79 chromosome 1, USDA_Rmic, whole genome shotgun sequence DNA encoding:
- the LOC142768793 gene encoding uncharacterized protein LOC142768793 isoform X1, producing MVRKAAASKRKLSSTDIEGQCCQKSRKTVCCISMTRGTCVFLSVFVFSFGALLCAFLMNVTDRWELQVIAYGIATVATIASLFFISFARTSPDDADVSCHPKQAASSLRHRRQQAAFESGRCAFIRPSDIWMPDWKHAGALLCSLERDDDWFVLPRQGNQQRSHMVPAPIQTPVHRSPPSSTALMTFEDAMIWSPLQPTPPGLLHI
- the LOC142768793 gene encoding uncharacterized protein LOC142768793 isoform X2; the encoded protein is MVRKAASKRKLSSTDIEGQCCQKSRKTVCCISMTRGTCVFLSVFVFSFGALLCAFLMNVTDRWELQVIAYGIATVATIASLFFISFARTSPDDADVSCHPKQAASSLRHRRQQAAFESGRCAFIRPSDIWMPDWKHAGALLCSLERDDDWFVLPRQGNQQRSHMVPAPIQTPVHRSPPSSTALMTFEDAMIWSPLQPTPPGLLHI